A window of Thermoleophilia bacterium contains these coding sequences:
- the alr gene encoding alanine racemase gives MLAFGFMRTSPRSSVLIDLDAIRHNVAYIKSRLKPQTQLLVPVKADAYGHGMLPVSQAAIAAGACGVAVATAEEAVKLREAGFDKMILVMGPLYSVDQCKEMVRLGVEFAIVTPEMVPMLRELGNTEIPARVHLKVDTGMNRQGLYPSEVPRFLEVLRELPTVHLAGVMTHFACAAEDPSSVDFQLSRFVPVVEQVRREWPQVIVHAANSAATLSAPHSHFDMVRCGCAVYGLSPWQQDPLAEGLRPALSWRSQVVLLKRVPAGEGVGYGHTFRPQRPTTIALVPIGYGDGVFRALGDRGEVLIGGRRYPMVGRVSMDSFAVDVGEHPSVKVGDTVTLIGADGKERITVEEVAQRVGTINYEITCVIALDRSERLFIDKSDEPKLKLEAE, from the coding sequence GTGTTAGCCTTTGGCTTCATGAGAACCTCGCCTCGAAGCAGCGTACTAATTGATCTCGATGCCATCCGCCACAACGTGGCGTACATAAAATCTAGGCTTAAGCCGCAAACGCAGTTGCTTGTGCCTGTAAAGGCTGACGCCTATGGACACGGGATGCTCCCTGTTAGTCAAGCCGCGATAGCCGCCGGCGCCTGTGGTGTGGCGGTGGCCACTGCCGAAGAAGCTGTGAAACTAAGGGAAGCCGGTTTTGACAAGATGATCCTAGTCATGGGTCCCTTGTACAGCGTAGATCAATGCAAAGAAATGGTCCGCCTAGGAGTCGAGTTCGCAATTGTTACCCCCGAAATGGTCCCCATGTTGCGCGAGCTGGGTAACACAGAGATTCCGGCCAGAGTACACCTAAAAGTTGACACCGGTATGAACCGCCAGGGGCTCTACCCCTCAGAAGTCCCGCGGTTCCTTGAGGTACTGCGCGAGCTCCCAACCGTTCATTTGGCGGGCGTGATGACGCATTTTGCCTGCGCCGCCGAGGATCCCAGTTCCGTAGATTTTCAACTCTCTCGGTTTGTCCCAGTAGTAGAGCAGGTGCGACGGGAGTGGCCGCAGGTCATTGTCCACGCAGCCAACAGCGCGGCGACCTTGTCCGCTCCCCATTCCCACTTTGACATGGTGCGGTGCGGATGCGCAGTTTACGGGCTATCGCCTTGGCAGCAAGACCCTCTGGCCGAAGGTCTTCGCCCTGCTCTCAGTTGGCGGTCGCAAGTCGTACTCCTAAAACGGGTCCCTGCTGGCGAAGGCGTAGGATATGGGCACACTTTTCGACCTCAACGACCGACAACCATCGCCCTTGTGCCCATTGGGTATGGTGACGGAGTGTTTAGAGCCCTGGGCGATCGGGGTGAAGTGCTTATCGGTGGAAGACGATACCCCATGGTCGGCCGAGTCTCCATGGATTCATTTGCCGTTGATGTTGGAGAACACCCCTCGGTCAAAGTTGGTGATACAGTCACCCTCATTGGGGCCGACGGAAAAGAGCGAATAACCGTAGAGGAAGTCGCCCAAAGGGTAGGGACGATCAACTACGAGATCACCTGCGTGATCGCCCTAGACCGAAGCGAGCGGCTGTTTATCGACAAGTCCGATGAACCTAAACTTAAACTCGAGGCAGAGTAA
- a CDS encoding SpoIIE family protein phosphatase — MTRQLKRFLTGLEQLAVKTPGGPSFLALDLLRRRWKILVVAIPCLIGLLILGKLTSSNPFPLDPEAIAMTIIIAFVSAAVGLGGGIVALAIAAAGSAFLVNSPGDTRQVTSTVFSVVLWAGVAVTAGLIAGQERSRVARRQLALREALAHSQRTRKQLEQIVSFAPSFRPGASPEEVLEAICVAARQTFGADGARLYTVKGDVLELEALSPTSETIHAGFQVPRADIPDLEELFRERRPTFVHDLRREALGPRADELRQTLGIVSTVRIPLIVSGEVTGLLALNWSHRLERPSEELLALMQRFADQAAIAWESTLRQLAQKRADALYETLKLLVELAPSFHITGSREDVAQAACEAALATFGCTGAALYEVEQDRLVLLERRPPVAVLQRGASFPLGSRTPLARDLRSRVPTFVRDVQSAFEVLGPWPAQVIREAHVRSALYVPLRFDEKGARNLLVLSWDTIQEEPDRDLLAIVERFADQVALALTNAAAEELHARLEAGLLPPTAVEHPDLHVATCYRPGEQRLRLGGDFVGSLPTPDGRLAFVLGDVSGHGPDAAALGTTLRSTWRALALQKHTLKQIAETMEQVLLDEKREPNSFASVLLGSVEPGSNTLELLNAGHPPPVVISADVKTLSTPPQPPLGFGGDRERALNCFRLPERWILFCYTDGLTQARTGTGVPTQTNEGYLLSELRTWQTLSLLPAQNSAVRDSGRRILEEAAEAVVESMRHAAGGRFVDDVAVLVVANKR; from the coding sequence ATGACTAGGCAGTTAAAAAGGTTTCTCACGGGCCTAGAACAGCTCGCTGTCAAGACACCCGGGGGACCTAGCTTTCTCGCCCTGGACCTCCTTCGCCGACGCTGGAAGATTCTGGTTGTTGCCATCCCCTGCCTGATTGGTCTGTTGATCTTGGGAAAACTCACCTCCAGTAACCCATTCCCCCTTGACCCAGAAGCCATCGCCATGACCATCATCATTGCCTTCGTGTCTGCTGCAGTCGGGTTGGGGGGAGGAATTGTTGCCTTGGCGATCGCTGCTGCAGGCTCGGCGTTCCTGGTGAACAGCCCGGGAGATACTCGCCAGGTAACAAGCACTGTCTTCTCTGTGGTTCTGTGGGCCGGGGTGGCAGTCACAGCAGGGCTAATAGCGGGTCAGGAACGCAGTCGCGTAGCTCGTCGTCAACTTGCTTTGAGAGAGGCGCTTGCTCATTCTCAACGCACTCGTAAGCAGCTTGAGCAGATTGTTTCTTTCGCGCCCTCTTTTCGGCCTGGCGCCTCGCCCGAAGAAGTACTCGAAGCGATATGTGTCGCCGCTCGCCAAACTTTTGGAGCCGATGGCGCACGCCTTTACACCGTGAAAGGTGACGTTCTTGAACTTGAAGCCCTATCTCCCACATCTGAGACAATTCACGCGGGATTTCAGGTGCCTAGGGCAGACATTCCTGACCTTGAAGAACTATTCCGAGAGCGGCGCCCTACCTTTGTCCATGATCTGCGTAGGGAAGCCCTTGGTCCTCGCGCAGATGAGTTACGGCAAACACTCGGAATTGTCTCCACAGTGAGAATCCCGCTAATTGTCTCCGGGGAGGTCACGGGACTGTTGGCCCTCAACTGGTCCCACCGCTTGGAAAGGCCATCCGAAGAGCTCCTTGCTCTAATGCAGCGCTTTGCGGACCAAGCAGCAATTGCGTGGGAAAGCACCCTACGCCAACTGGCGCAAAAACGCGCCGACGCGCTATACGAAACCCTAAAGCTTCTTGTAGAGCTGGCGCCTAGCTTTCACATCACTGGGTCCAGAGAGGACGTTGCCCAGGCCGCCTGCGAAGCCGCTCTAGCCACTTTTGGATGCACAGGAGCGGCGCTGTATGAAGTAGAGCAAGATCGGCTAGTTCTCCTGGAACGAAGACCGCCAGTTGCGGTCCTTCAACGGGGTGCCTCCTTTCCGCTTGGCAGCCGGACGCCGCTCGCCAGAGACCTACGCTCTCGCGTACCCACGTTCGTCCGCGATGTGCAGAGCGCCTTTGAAGTGCTCGGCCCATGGCCGGCGCAGGTCATTCGCGAGGCACACGTCCGTTCTGCCCTGTATGTGCCGCTGCGTTTCGACGAGAAAGGAGCGCGGAATCTTCTCGTGCTCTCGTGGGACACCATTCAGGAAGAGCCTGATCGCGATCTTCTCGCCATTGTGGAGCGCTTTGCTGATCAGGTCGCCTTGGCCCTTACCAATGCTGCCGCGGAAGAACTACACGCTCGGCTAGAAGCCGGTCTTCTGCCCCCCACCGCAGTAGAGCATCCCGATCTGCACGTAGCCACTTGCTACCGGCCGGGAGAGCAACGCCTGCGGTTGGGCGGAGATTTCGTTGGCTCTTTACCAACCCCCGACGGACGGCTGGCCTTTGTACTCGGCGATGTGAGCGGACACGGGCCTGACGCCGCCGCTCTGGGAACCACTCTGCGGTCCACCTGGAGAGCGCTGGCATTGCAGAAACACACACTTAAACAAATTGCCGAGACCATGGAGCAAGTACTTCTTGACGAAAAAAGAGAGCCTAACAGTTTTGCCAGCGTGTTGCTGGGGAGCGTAGAGCCGGGGAGCAACACTCTTGAGCTGCTCAACGCCGGACACCCGCCGCCTGTGGTTATCTCCGCAGACGTGAAGACACTCTCCACGCCCCCGCAACCGCCGCTCGGGTTCGGCGGCGACAGAGAAAGGGCGCTCAACTGCTTCCGATTGCCCGAGCGCTGGATTCTGTTCTGCTACACCGATGGGCTCACCCAAGCGCGTACGGGAACAGGAGTTCCTACCCAAACCAACGAGGGCTACCTCCTCAGTGAGCTTCGTACGTGGCAGACGCTATCGCTCTTACCAGCTCAGAATTCCGCTGTAAGAGACAGTGGCCGACGAATTCTCGAGGAAGCTGCTGAAGCCGTGGTGGAGAGTATGCGACACGCCGCCGGTGGACGCTTTGTCGATGACGTTGCGGTGCTAGTCGTAGCAAACAAGCGCTAG
- a CDS encoding MBL fold metallo-hydrolase, with protein MGQASESLINAHSKVQVIPVFWPQVQGSLNVYLIRGAKLALVDTAAYGADLKQALNERGLSPQDIDLVLNTHGHPDHTGNNAFMKNEGGASIWIHADDAVCVEDHARYYEEFHLPVFAALRGSEEASKHKAVFLEFAGPDCPVDRRLQDGEVVDLGDGVTVEVVGLPGHTPGSVGFWIEEEKVLITGDSTPGLGGPDGSLPVIADVSTYQASLRRLLERDIRVLHTTHPFRSPSSPPATIREGDEVKRFLSESLEFAQLLEARLEAEVETAERDGVLVAADRVIEGLPAALGFKPISQLFMPDMALATIVANFRRLKGI; from the coding sequence ATGGGTCAAGCTAGTGAGTCGCTCATAAACGCACACTCCAAGGTCCAGGTTATCCCGGTTTTCTGGCCACAGGTGCAGGGGTCTCTCAACGTGTATCTCATTCGGGGCGCAAAGCTTGCCCTGGTGGACACCGCCGCCTATGGAGCGGATCTGAAACAAGCTCTTAACGAGCGCGGACTTTCGCCCCAGGATATTGATCTCGTACTAAATACTCACGGCCACCCCGACCATACCGGGAATAACGCCTTCATGAAAAACGAAGGCGGTGCCTCGATCTGGATCCATGCGGATGACGCGGTGTGTGTGGAAGACCACGCTCGCTACTACGAGGAGTTTCACTTGCCAGTTTTTGCCGCGCTGAGGGGATCGGAGGAGGCTAGCAAACACAAAGCTGTGTTTCTTGAGTTTGCAGGTCCCGACTGTCCAGTTGATCGTAGGCTGCAAGACGGAGAGGTAGTCGACCTGGGCGACGGAGTCACGGTGGAGGTTGTGGGTCTTCCTGGGCACACGCCGGGGTCAGTTGGTTTTTGGATTGAAGAAGAGAAGGTTTTGATTACTGGAGACTCAACGCCCGGGCTTGGTGGCCCGGATGGCAGCCTGCCCGTAATTGCGGACGTCTCGACCTACCAGGCCTCGCTTCGGCGGCTTCTTGAGCGGGACATTAGGGTGCTACACACCACTCATCCTTTCCGCAGTCCTTCTTCTCCCCCGGCAACAATTCGCGAGGGTGATGAGGTCAAGCGCTTTCTCTCGGAGTCTTTGGAGTTTGCTCAGTTGCTTGAGGCTCGCCTTGAGGCTGAGGTAGAGACTGCTGAGCGCGATGGCGTCCTAGTGGCCGCTGACCGAGTTATAGAAGGTCTACCGGCCGCACTTGGCTTTAAGCCAATCTCGCAACTCTTCATGCCCGACATGGCACTTGCCACAATTGTGGCGAATTTCCGAAGACTTAAGGGTATATAG
- a CDS encoding 3-oxoacyl-ACP reductase FabG, giving the protein MSFAGKVAVVTGAGRGIGRATAIALARAGAKVVLAAKGESNINKVKAEIESFGGEAMAVRTDVSVCSDIEELARRVEEHYGRVDLLVSNAGIHPHNEQNLPPRTLEIDEPIWDLVMDTNAKGTFFVCKAFLPMMVRQNYGRIVCVSSTTGINGQVASPHYCASKAAIIVLVKSLATEFGPYNITINCIAPGFVDTDMHAGEKPEVLEMIRQRTALRRLCQPEDVARAIMMFLVDDLFVTGQTLIVDGGASML; this is encoded by the coding sequence ATGTCCTTTGCAGGCAAAGTGGCTGTGGTTACCGGGGCAGGAAGAGGTATCGGCAGAGCCACTGCCATCGCCCTTGCCCGGGCTGGCGCCAAAGTAGTGTTGGCCGCCAAGGGAGAAAGCAACATAAACAAAGTAAAGGCTGAGATTGAGTCTTTTGGCGGCGAGGCAATGGCAGTAAGAACCGATGTGTCTGTGTGCTCTGACATCGAGGAGCTTGCGCGCCGGGTGGAGGAACACTACGGGCGAGTCGATCTACTGGTCAGTAACGCTGGCATTCACCCCCACAACGAGCAGAACCTGCCGCCGCGCACCCTCGAAATTGACGAACCCATCTGGGATCTAGTCATGGACACCAACGCCAAGGGTACCTTCTTTGTGTGCAAGGCGTTTCTTCCCATGATGGTAAGGCAGAACTATGGGCGTATAGTGTGCGTGAGCTCGACCACCGGGATAAACGGCCAGGTTGCCTCTCCTCACTACTGTGCCTCAAAGGCAGCCATTATCGTGCTAGTCAAATCCTTGGCCACCGAGTTTGGCCCCTATAACATCACCATAAACTGCATCGCTCCCGGTTTTGTTGACACCGACATGCATGCCGGCGAAAAGCCCGAAGTGCTAGAGATGATCAGACAGCGCACCGCTCTTCGTCGACTGTGCCAGCCAGAGGATGTCGCGCGGGCTATCATGATGTTTCTCGTAGATGACCTATTTGTTACTGGCCAAACCCTCATTGTCGACGGTGGAGCCAGTATGCTCTAG
- a CDS encoding MFS transporter, with amino-acid sequence MSFADALEFRVGTRRVLITLTAILFLTFLDTTILSVGLYDLQSTLHTSVSDLQWIVNAYALVFASFMLAFGTLGDRLGRKRVMLGGLVVFIAGSLFGALAPNIPCLIAARAIMGLGAAACEPGTLSIIRQVYPDQAERARALGLWAAVAGFALAMGPVIGGVLVGLGGWPAIFWFNLAAGILILAISVPSVPESADPETARFDFAGYVLGPVALGTVVFAIIVGESAGYTAPHVLTLFAVGIVAAIIFGFVELKAKAPMLRIDYLRRPPFSGSLLVGLATYFGVFSIFFLTALYLQIVVGYSAFRITALFVPMALGMIIASAFAGKWVATSGPRVPVGVGCFLAGAGVLLTDLALTGEVAYIPLVLAMTVSGIGFGIAVVPITSVALSAVPARHSGMAASATTTSREVGTVLGVAVLGSLFNSRLIEFLTQKLIELEIPPEYREYIINMVLTGQSSTSVEEAEALYGPIVGKVVGAAFDAVHNGVTFSLIVAGCVILFSGIVAWATFVRGEYPAHE; translated from the coding sequence ATGTCGTTTGCGGATGCACTTGAGTTTCGGGTGGGTACTCGTAGAGTGCTCATCACTCTTACCGCCATCCTTTTTCTTACTTTTCTCGACACCACCATTTTGAGCGTGGGTCTTTACGACCTGCAGTCAACCTTGCACACAAGCGTAAGCGACCTACAGTGGATCGTAAACGCTTACGCCCTGGTCTTTGCTAGCTTCATGCTGGCATTTGGCACTCTCGGAGACCGGCTAGGAAGAAAACGCGTGATGCTGGGCGGTCTTGTGGTGTTCATAGCCGGGTCCCTGTTCGGCGCCCTTGCCCCAAACATTCCATGCCTTATCGCTGCCCGTGCCATCATGGGACTGGGAGCCGCAGCCTGCGAGCCGGGTACTTTGTCCATAATTCGCCAGGTCTATCCCGATCAGGCTGAGCGCGCAAGAGCTTTGGGGTTGTGGGCCGCGGTGGCCGGCTTTGCTTTGGCCATGGGTCCGGTGATCGGCGGGGTGCTTGTTGGACTGGGTGGCTGGCCTGCGATTTTCTGGTTCAACCTTGCCGCGGGCATTCTTATCCTGGCTATTTCTGTGCCTTCGGTTCCCGAAAGTGCGGACCCAGAGACGGCGCGCTTTGATTTTGCCGGTTATGTTCTTGGGCCGGTAGCGCTCGGCACTGTAGTGTTTGCCATCATCGTGGGCGAGTCCGCCGGATATACAGCGCCTCACGTGCTCACCTTGTTTGCCGTGGGCATAGTTGCCGCCATCATCTTTGGCTTCGTTGAACTAAAAGCCAAGGCCCCGATGTTGCGCATTGACTACCTCAGGCGCCCCCCATTCTCAGGCTCCTTGCTAGTGGGGCTAGCCACCTACTTTGGCGTATTTTCGATTTTCTTCCTCACCGCTCTTTATCTTCAGATCGTGGTGGGCTACTCGGCTTTCCGTATTACTGCTTTGTTTGTGCCCATGGCCCTTGGCATGATCATCGCTTCGGCGTTCGCCGGTAAGTGGGTTGCTACAAGCGGTCCGCGAGTTCCTGTTGGAGTAGGGTGCTTTCTGGCCGGCGCTGGCGTGCTTTTGACTGACCTAGCCTTGACCGGCGAAGTGGCCTATATCCCGCTGGTGCTCGCCATGACGGTTTCGGGGATCGGATTCGGCATTGCGGTAGTACCCATAACCTCGGTGGCGCTTTCCGCAGTACCAGCTCGTCATTCGGGAATGGCCGCCTCTGCTACCACCACCAGCCGTGAGGTAGGAACAGTGTTGGGCGTGGCGGTCCTAGGTTCGCTGTTTAACTCCCGCCTGATCGAGTTTCTCACTCAGAAACTAATTGAGCTCGAAATCCCGCCTGAATACCGGGAGTACATCATCAACATGGTTTTGACTGGGCAAAGTAGTACAAGTGTGGAAGAAGCAGAGGCCCTGTACGGACCTATAGTAGGCAAGGTGGTGGGCGCAGCTTTTGACGCCGTCCACAACGGTGTCACCTTTTCCCTAATCGTGGCCGGGTGCGTGATCCTGTTCTCAGGGATTGTAGCCTGGGCTACCTTTGTAAGAGGGGAATACCCCGCACACGAATAA
- a CDS encoding TrkA family potassium uptake protein, translating to MSKRKKRVAVIGLGHFGWELACALASHCEVLAIDRDPELVDAVAERVHYARALDVRDETALASVLPEDLDEAVVSMGENLEGSILCTLYLKRLGVPFVRVKALSDDHAVVLRQIGADEVIFPERETAHRLAARIANPNLLDFVPLGAEYEVIEWRVPSSFDGQTLMEVKLRSRYGAYVIAVQRAESGEVEFIPGPDCRLYRDDILTVIGRRVDLDRLQELE from the coding sequence ATGAGCAAGCGCAAAAAACGAGTTGCCGTAATTGGTCTGGGGCATTTTGGCTGGGAACTAGCCTGTGCCCTCGCGAGTCACTGTGAAGTTTTGGCCATTGACCGTGACCCAGAACTTGTAGATGCAGTGGCTGAGCGGGTTCACTATGCCCGAGCGCTTGATGTTCGCGACGAGACCGCCCTAGCCTCCGTGCTTCCGGAAGATCTAGACGAAGCTGTGGTCAGCATGGGCGAAAACCTCGAGGGGAGCATCCTGTGCACTTTGTACCTTAAACGACTTGGAGTCCCCTTTGTGCGAGTAAAAGCGCTAAGTGACGACCACGCTGTAGTCTTGCGACAAATTGGCGCAGACGAGGTTATTTTCCCGGAACGGGAAACCGCTCATCGCCTGGCAGCTCGCATTGCCAACCCCAACCTGCTTGACTTCGTGCCTTTGGGAGCGGAATACGAAGTCATAGAGTGGCGGGTGCCTTCTAGTTTCGATGGCCAGACATTGATGGAGGTGAAGCTGCGCAGCCGGTACGGCGCATACGTGATCGCTGTGCAGCGGGCAGAGTCTGGCGAGGTAGAATTCATCCCTGGGCCTGACTGCCGGCTATATAGGGACGACATCCTTACCGTCATAGGTCGGCGAGTGGACCTTGACCGGCTGCAAGAGCTGGAGTAG
- a CDS encoding ATPase, which translates to MRRLAKRISQVFWAAPELIPLCGFLGLILVGSLLLALPPMHQAGAVSYVDALFTSTSALCVTGLTTVNTATDFTVGGQTVILILIQLGGLGIMAYAALALSLISLRVSLRTRAALESSLFQQETGRLFSARLRQVFTFALSIEMLGAVLLFFTLLPKHSVGKAAWSAVFHSVSAFCNAGFSIYPNNLEAARNNHLFLLVVSLLIVLGGLGFIVLAELSEKFRFWFVDGRAKSRNRSCFSAAEPLPLRNRLSLHTRVVLAASFILIVAGAGLLLLFGAAPQEQGVGEKVSAAFFQSVSARTCGFNTVPIGALPLASLVVLVVLMFIGGSPGSCAGGIKTTSAAVLCARLRSLVTGRRDTVLGGWRLNPVAVRSAELLVFLSVLWNLVGLLVLSHFEGAKGDLALQDLLFEQISAFGTVGLSTGITPTLSVGAKLWLIATMYVGRLGPLTLASLAAFRRPAQVTFPEAKITIG; encoded by the coding sequence GTGCGCCGCTTAGCAAAGCGCATTTCGCAAGTTTTCTGGGCAGCTCCGGAGCTCATTCCCCTATGCGGATTCTTGGGGCTGATCCTGGTCGGGTCTTTGCTGCTTGCCCTCCCTCCTATGCACCAAGCAGGAGCGGTTTCCTACGTCGACGCACTGTTTACCTCTACTTCGGCTCTGTGCGTCACTGGGCTTACTACAGTTAACACAGCCACGGACTTTACCGTCGGCGGTCAAACAGTCATCCTCATTCTTATTCAGCTGGGCGGTCTGGGGATAATGGCTTACGCAGCCCTAGCCCTTTCCCTAATAAGCCTTCGCGTCTCGCTGCGCACGCGCGCCGCCCTTGAAAGCTCACTGTTCCAACAAGAGACCGGCCGTCTCTTTTCAGCCAGACTGCGCCAGGTATTCACCTTCGCGCTCAGCATCGAGATGTTGGGGGCCGTACTTCTTTTCTTTACTCTCCTCCCGAAACACTCCGTGGGCAAGGCAGCCTGGTCAGCGGTTTTTCACTCAGTTTCGGCCTTTTGCAATGCGGGTTTTTCCATCTATCCCAACAACCTTGAAGCCGCGAGAAACAACCACTTGTTTCTCTTGGTTGTCAGCCTGCTCATAGTCTTGGGGGGGCTCGGCTTCATTGTGCTAGCTGAACTCAGTGAGAAGTTCCGATTTTGGTTTGTTGATGGACGGGCCAAAAGTCGGAACAGATCGTGCTTTTCTGCTGCTGAGCCTTTGCCCTTGCGCAACCGTCTCTCGCTTCACACTCGGGTTGTTCTTGCCGCCAGCTTCATTCTCATTGTCGCCGGGGCAGGCCTATTGCTCTTGTTTGGAGCTGCCCCCCAAGAGCAAGGGGTGGGAGAGAAAGTAAGCGCCGCCTTTTTCCAGTCAGTAAGTGCACGTACGTGCGGCTTTAACACCGTCCCCATTGGTGCTCTGCCGCTGGCCTCTCTTGTAGTGTTAGTAGTGTTGATGTTTATCGGGGGCTCACCGGGCTCGTGTGCCGGGGGAATCAAGACCACCTCGGCCGCGGTGCTATGTGCTCGCTTGCGCAGTTTAGTCACTGGGCGCAGAGACACCGTCCTTGGCGGGTGGCGACTCAACCCCGTTGCTGTGCGAAGCGCCGAGCTGCTCGTCTTTCTCTCCGTGCTATGGAACCTGGTCGGCCTACTGGTGCTTTCCCATTTTGAGGGAGCAAAAGGAGACCTCGCTCTTCAGGATCTTTTGTTTGAACAGATCTCCGCTTTTGGTACAGTGGGGCTGTCTACCGGAATCACCCCTACGCTAAGCGTGGGGGCTAAGCTCTGGTTGATTGCTACCATGTACGTGGGGCGCTTGGGTCCGCTAACACTCGCTTCTCTGGCTGCATTTCGCAGACCCGCGCAAGTGACTTTTCCAGAGGCCAAAATCACAATTGGCTAG
- a CDS encoding universal stress protein, with amino-acid sequence MEEKGFRRILLAYDGSEDSEKAAALAITLAEKFDSTIIVCHAFGHMPQTSKPSEVRRLVNPLVDRLAKLGIPTLVAVPDALPAQGILDAAEEHHADLILMGSRGRGTFANLLLGSTSERVLRYAKVPVMIAR; translated from the coding sequence ATGGAAGAAAAAGGTTTCCGTAGGATCCTGCTTGCATACGACGGGTCGGAGGACTCTGAAAAGGCTGCGGCTCTTGCTATCACACTGGCCGAGAAATTCGACTCAACCATCATCGTCTGCCACGCTTTTGGCCACATGCCCCAGACCTCAAAGCCAAGCGAAGTAAGACGATTGGTAAATCCGTTGGTTGACAGACTTGCCAAGCTGGGCATCCCTACTCTCGTAGCGGTACCCGATGCATTGCCCGCACAGGGGATTCTTGATGCCGCCGAAGAGCACCACGCCGATTTGATTCTCATGGGAAGCCGCGGCCGCGGTACTTTTGCGAATCTGCTGCTCGGTTCGACCTCGGAGCGAGTCCTCAGATACGCGAAGGTCCCCGTCATGATTGCGCGGTAG
- the queC gene encoding 7-cyano-7-deazaguanine synthase QueC, producing the protein MSQNQKNETTELYGTVAIRENRLERWPNPQPERPYLISLDIPEFTCLCPRSGFPDFALIKIRYQPKDWIVELKSLKLYINGYRDRHISHEAAANEILNDLVALLEPRWMRVVADFNVRGNIKTVIRVEHGVRERVSTEPSAGENRGGTQFQDKDAKGDPKDGVADGEPIGLTHCVLLSGGLDSTTLVAWVKNQHPSERVVAYTFVYGQKHAVEVEAAQSVANYYGIEHHVVEIPVIHGSALTEPHIPLPEGRDLSRVSGVAPSYVPARNLVFLAQMAAVQDAVGPGVLWLGVHYDDHTGYPDTRPQFIQAVDQAVRQGTKHALRVQAPFVTWSKAQIIRWGLEHGVPYELTHSCYQGLRPACGVCDTCQARLKAFAEAGAQDPIPYAAR; encoded by the coding sequence ATGAGCCAGAATCAGAAGAATGAAACCACCGAACTCTACGGAACCGTCGCCATCCGGGAGAACCGGCTAGAGCGTTGGCCAAATCCCCAGCCGGAGAGGCCTTACCTCATCTCGCTGGATATTCCGGAGTTTACCTGTCTTTGCCCGCGCTCGGGCTTTCCGGACTTTGCTTTGATCAAGATCCGCTACCAGCCCAAGGACTGGATAGTGGAGCTGAAGTCGCTCAAGCTCTACATCAACGGTTACCGCGATCGTCACATCTCCCACGAGGCGGCCGCTAACGAGATATTGAACGACCTCGTGGCCCTACTTGAGCCCCGTTGGATGCGGGTTGTGGCGGATTTCAACGTGAGAGGCAACATAAAGACGGTGATACGGGTTGAGCACGGAGTTAGAGAGCGGGTGTCAACGGAACCAAGCGCAGGAGAAAACCGTGGGGGGACTCAGTTCCAGGACAAAGACGCTAAGGGTGACCCCAAGGACGGCGTGGCGGACGGAGAGCCAATCGGCTTAACTCACTGCGTTCTTCTGAGCGGCGGACTTGATTCCACAACCCTTGTTGCCTGGGTCAAGAACCAACATCCTTCGGAACGCGTGGTGGCTTACACGTTTGTGTACGGACAAAAGCACGCGGTCGAAGTTGAGGCGGCTCAGTCGGTGGCCAACTATTACGGGATAGAGCATCATGTGGTGGAGATTCCGGTAATACACGGTTCTGCGCTCACCGAGCCACACATTCCTTTGCCAGAGGGGCGAGACCTTTCTAGGGTCTCGGGTGTGGCTCCCTCGTATGTGCCGGCTCGTAATCTTGTCTTTCTTGCACAGATGGCAGCTGTACAGGATGCCGTAGGGCCCGGGGTGCTATGGTTGGGCGTCCACTATGACGACCATACGGGATACCCGGACACTCGCCCGCAGTTCATCCAGGCGGTTGATCAAGCGGTGCGTCAAGGCACAAAGCATGCTCTAAGGGTGCAGGCGCCGTTTGTCACTTGGTCGAAGGCGCAGATCATCCGCTGGGGTCTTGAGCACGGTGTGCCTTATGAACTCACTCATTCCTGCTACCAGGGCCTGCGTCCTGCGTGTGGGGTGTGTGACACCTGTCAAGCGAGGCTAAAGGCTTTCGCGGAAGCTGGTGCGCAGGATCCTATCCCTTACGCGGCAAGATGA
- the queD gene encoding 6-carboxytetrahydropterin synthase QueD — translation MRTRVTVSTTFAAAHRLPSYEGKCSRLHGHTYALEVTVEGVPQQSGPAAGMVMDFAELRDKVNEIVVRKLDHQLLNELFEFVPTTEALAAWIFSRLREAGLAVARVRLAESPNSYVEVTD, via the coding sequence ATGAGAACTCGCGTCACAGTCTCTACGACCTTTGCTGCCGCTCACCGTTTGCCTTCATACGAGGGGAAATGTTCTCGCCTTCACGGCCACACGTATGCCCTGGAGGTTACGGTGGAGGGTGTTCCGCAGCAGAGTGGACCAGCTGCTGGCATGGTCATGGACTTTGCCGAACTTAGGGACAAGGTCAACGAAATTGTTGTGCGGAAACTCGATCACCAACTGTTAAACGAACTGTTTGAGTTTGTCCCCACGACTGAGGCGCTTGCCGCTTGGATTTTCTCCCGGCTGCGCGAGGCGGGTCTTGCCGTAGCCAGGGTTCGCTTGGCGGAAAGCCCCAACTCTTACGTCGAGGTCACCGACTAG